GCAATCTTTGTGGGTGCGCTCGACCATAATGGCACTCCCGGGAACAAGACACGGCTGGCCCGATACTCCAATTATCCCGGCTCAAATCCCGAAGTGCGGAACCAGTTCCTCACGGTGGGGGTCGAGAGTGACAAGACTGGGCTAACCGGCACGTCTTTTGCGGCGCCTGTAGTTGCAGGTTATGCCGCCATCCTTGGCAGCAAGTTCACGTCCGCAACTCCGACACAGATCACCAATCAGCTGCTGGATACAGCCAGGACCGACACGCTCGTCAACTATGATCCGGCGACTTATGGACGCGGGGAGGCCAGCCTTTAGAGGGCACTGGCACCCGTTTCGATCAGGTAGACGAACAGTTCGATCGAGCAGCTGAATTTCTGGGAGGCGTTCAGAGCCACAAAATCACCTCCCAGAATTCGCCTCAGCAACTGTGCGGTTCCCGCGGATCCAATCGCAAACAAGGGGCCATTTCTGGCGACGTATCTGTTGCCGGCAAACAAGGCCGTATAGAGGTTCCGTTGCAAATTTTCATACCGGCACAGAAACTGAGGGGGCGGCAAGAGCTTCACGCTGCGGCGATGATTTCAAACTGTTCAGCAATCGACGGATTTGGATTGTAGGCGTACCTCGCCTGCCGTTTGCGCATCATGTGGATCATCTCGACTCCAGCCAGTGTTGCAGTCGCGCTTGCGAATGACTTGAAACCGAGCATCGGCCGCACCCGGCGCTTGATACGCCGATGGTCCTGCTCGATGCGGTTGTTGAGATATCGGCTCTGGCGGATGCCAATCCGTTTGGGAGCGCGCCGGGAGGGACGGCGCAGTCGGTTTTCGGCATCGCACGAGACGAGCGCCTCGCGGTTGGTCTGGCTGCCGTCGATGACCACACGCGCGGGCCGCCCATGGCGTTCAAGCGCTTTTCGGAAAAACCGTTTGGCCGCCAGCAGGTCCCGGTGTTCGCTGAACCAGAACTCGACGGTGTCGCCGGCGCTGTCGATCGCGCGATAGAGATACATCCACTTTCCGCGAACCTTGATATAGGTCTCCTCGACATGCCATTTTCTGGTCACCGCGCGCTTGCGTCGATTGAAACGCTCCAGCAGCCGAGGCGAGAAGTGAACGACCCAGCGGTGGATCGTCGAATGGTCGACGCCGATGCCACGCTCCGCCATCATTTCCTTCAGGTCGCGCAGGCTCAGGCCATAGGCCAGATACCAGCGCACGCACAGCAGGATTACGGACTGGTCGAAATGGCGGCCCTTGAACATGAACAACTCTCCGGCAAAATGCCGGTCACCTATGACACGCCGGCCGTAAGCGAAAAGTTTGCAACGGAACCCATCTCGCCAGCCGGCGGGAAGCATTAGGATCCGCCAAAGAAGCAAGATGGACTCTAACCAGAGTTTAGCGGCCGAGAGCCGCCTTAAACAGACCGGGCCGGTTCATCTTGCTTCAACCACATCATCCGAGGTGCATAGTTTTGGGAGCCCGGATTCTCGCTTGTCGTTTCACTCATTATGCTTCATCAAAGGGCACTTTGCTGAGCGATGCCTTTCGCGAGACGCGGCCATGTTCTTTCGTTGGAAACTCACTCACCAGCGGCGTTGGATGCGCTGAGGATGTCTTGGGGAGAGTGACGACGCTTGCAGATCTTCGACAGGATTGACTCGCTGATTGACGCAGAAGATTTCGGGGCCGCGATCGAAGAGACGCGCGTCCTGCTGCTTCAATTCGAACAAAGGTCTGATGCGCTCACACATGCGATCGACGACTTTCTGCTCGATCTGATGACGCTGGCGTTCATTGGTGAATGTTACGGACGCGGCTTTGAACTTTTGGCGCGAACGCTTGCCCGTAGAAGACTGGCAAAGGTCAGGCTTCTGTCGGGAGGGGTCGACTCAGCCAGGGCGAAATGACCCCAAAAGCCTGATGGCTGAAGCGGCGGTCGCCCGGCGTTGCGCACAGTGACGAAGGTAATGGTACCGCCAAAAAACAGGGCCATCGGAAAACCGAGGCCCTTTAGGTGTGAAGGTCAAAACCTTCGGAGGGGAACAGCTGATACGATGGAATGGGAGGAAACCATCGCGTGCATCAGCTGCAGGCTTAATGGCTAAAAGTTGCGCAATGCGCAAACACATTTTGTGCAGTGCAGCTATGCAAGAACGGAGAGGCTCCCTCCTTCCCCCAAATTTTCGCCTGGAATGTTCGTGCTGGTCCCCTGTGTGCGTGCCCGGTGCAATGCGGAGGTTACCTGAAAAGCGTGATCCCGGCAGGGAGGCTTTGCCTCGTGCCGCTCGCAAGATTTGTCTACATAGGCGCTCGTCCAGCTCTAACAACAGGGTGAACCATCATCGCTCGATCGGCTTTTTCGATCTCGAATATTTCGGTCATCGCTTGGGTATCGCTACAGCACTATCCGGATGCGGACCGGCGCGGATAACGAGATCGAGCTCCGCATGACCGTGACGCCGCTTGGAGCCGTCTCCCCGCCTCGACACGCCTCTCGACGATCTCGAGGTGAGGGGAGCGCTTGCGGTCGTCAGCGCCGAGGTGGAGGCAGCGCTAGCGACCGACATCGGTCGCAGCGACGAAGCCAAGATCACTTGAACGTAGGGCGACTCCGATCGGGCAGATGAGGGGATCGTGTTGCCCATCAATGCACTGCCGGCTTGGACAAGGGCAGCTCCCTGAGGATCTTGTTGATGATCTTGCGGAGCTGCCGCCAAGTGGAGAGGTTTCGTTCGTCCACCCGCTCCTCAATGGCCGTCAGCGTCCAACCGACGCAGGCAATATCGTCCACCGCCATATAGGTATCAGACCGCTTGATGCAGGCCGCGATGCGCGGGCGGGCATCGCCACTATCCTTCGGGATGCT
This DNA window, taken from Mesorhizobium loti, encodes the following:
- a CDS encoding Predicted membrane protein with a 6-pyruvoyl-tetrahydropterin synthase domain, whose amino-acid sequence is MKLLPPPQFLCRYENLQRNLYTALFAGNRYVARNGPLFAIGSAGTAQLLRRILGGDFVALNASQKFSCSIELFVYLIETGASAL
- a CDS encoding transposase, giving the protein MFKGRHFDQSVILLCVRWYLAYGLSLRDLKEMMAERGIGVDHSTIHRWVVHFSPRLLERFNRRKRAVTRKWHVEETYIKVRGKWMYLYRAIDSAGDTVEFWFSEHRDLLAAKRFFRKALERHGRPARVVIDGSQTNREALVSCDAENRLRRPSRRAPKRIGIRQSRYLNNRIEQDHRRIKRRVRPMLGFKSFASATATLAGVEMIHMMRKRQARYAYNPNPSIAEQFEIIAAA